One part of the Tenacibaculum sp. 190130A14a genome encodes these proteins:
- a CDS encoding DUF6624 domain-containing protein has product MRKLVLCFLLFSVGLFGQKENKGDAFRKEGDLEKAIVAYKEVFKRDASNYGNTYNLACAYAIMYQKDSAFHYLNKALKNDNSLWALADNDLLSLTEDERWPAIEKQQLEKYQKEKGKLKNPLYAKQLLRIIMKDQALDYQLDMAKRHYMKQGKAPHWYYPLAKMKEKIGEGNFVEMERLIKEKGWPTYEMVGKLAADGPLLVINHHKEDAIRVKYLPRIKEACLNKQGSCMEYAKIQDRILVNANKPQLFGMQFRYNAMRKLEPFPIEDPAYVDQRRKEIGLGPLKEYLKRKINYTWNVKQK; this is encoded by the coding sequence ATGAGAAAATTAGTACTATGTTTTCTGTTGTTTTCAGTTGGTTTGTTCGGACAAAAAGAAAACAAAGGAGATGCTTTTAGAAAAGAAGGGGATTTAGAGAAAGCTATTGTTGCGTATAAAGAAGTGTTTAAAAGGGATGCTTCAAATTATGGAAATACCTACAATTTAGCCTGTGCCTATGCAATCATGTATCAAAAAGACAGTGCTTTTCATTATTTAAATAAAGCGTTGAAAAATGATAACTCTTTATGGGCTTTAGCAGACAATGATTTGTTATCGTTGACAGAAGATGAAAGATGGCCGGCTATTGAAAAACAGCAGCTTGAGAAATATCAGAAAGAAAAAGGAAAACTTAAAAATCCTTTGTATGCAAAACAACTTCTAAGAATTATCATGAAAGATCAAGCTTTAGATTATCAATTAGATATGGCAAAGAGGCATTATATGAAACAAGGAAAAGCTCCACATTGGTATTATCCATTGGCTAAAATGAAGGAGAAAATTGGGGAAGGGAATTTTGTTGAAATGGAACGTTTGATTAAAGAAAAAGGATGGCCTACATATGAAATGGTAGGGAAGTTGGCAGCTGATGGACCTTTGTTGGTTATTAATCATCATAAAGAAGATGCTATTCGAGTAAAGTACTTGCCTAGAATTAAGGAGGCCTGTTTAAATAAACAGGGAAGTTGTATGGAATATGCCAAAATTCAAGATAGAATTTTAGTTAATGCTAACAAACCACAACTTTTTGGAATGCAGTTTCGATATAATGCCATGAGAAAATTAGAACCCTTTCCAATAGAGGATCCGGCATATGTGGATCAAAGAAGAAAAGAAATAGGTTTAGGGCCGTTAAAAGAATACTTGAAAAGAAAGATAAATTACACTTGGAATGTTAAACAAAAATAG
- a CDS encoding 5-carboxymethyl-2-hydroxymuconate Delta-isomerase codes for MPHFIIECSDNLIKNTSKQEVMQLVYEAAEASELFAKGDIKVRIKVYEDYIVGGKKDDFIHVFGNIMEGRTTEQKNKLSSSIVKVLKDLFPNSPIVSMNIRDFEKIGYCNKSMV; via the coding sequence ATGCCACATTTTATTATTGAATGTTCTGATAATCTTATCAAAAACACCTCTAAGCAAGAAGTAATGCAGTTGGTTTATGAAGCTGCAGAAGCATCAGAACTTTTTGCAAAAGGAGATATCAAAGTTCGAATAAAAGTATATGAAGATTATATTGTTGGAGGTAAGAAGGACGATTTTATTCATGTATTTGGAAATATTATGGAAGGAAGAACAACAGAACAAAAGAATAAACTCTCTTCAAGTATTGTAAAAGTATTAAAAGACCTTTTTCCAAATTCTCCAATTGTATCTATGAATATTAGAGATTTTGAAAAAATAGGGTATTGTAATAAATCTATGGTTTAG
- a CDS encoding sterol desaturase family protein: MILDNSFIHFWFRSASTVLVRYLLFASITFLLFYILFKKQLWFRKIQKKLPKFKDYKRDFGYSIVSVTIFATVSLIVFYYLKPYTNIYYNFNEYSNLYYALSWIWIFFLHDTYFYWIHRWMHRPKWYRKVHLIHHKSTNPSPWTAYAFHPFEAFLEALIAPLIAFTLPVHISSIGLFFLFQIGYNVYGHLGFELYPKGFHKTWIGKWVNTSVAHNLHHKKFHGNYGLYFLFWDRIMGTLREDYDISFEETTSRNSKP, translated from the coding sequence ATGATTTTAGACAATAGTTTTATTCATTTTTGGTTTCGAAGTGCTTCAACTGTATTAGTTCGTTATCTACTTTTTGCAAGCATTACTTTTCTATTGTTTTATATTCTTTTTAAAAAGCAACTATGGTTTCGAAAGATTCAAAAGAAACTACCTAAATTTAAAGATTATAAAAGAGATTTTGGTTACTCTATTGTATCGGTAACCATTTTTGCTACAGTATCGTTGATTGTTTTTTATTACCTAAAACCTTACACCAACATCTATTATAATTTCAACGAATACTCTAATCTATATTACGCCTTAAGTTGGATATGGATTTTCTTTTTACACGACACTTATTTTTATTGGATACACAGATGGATGCATCGACCTAAGTGGTATAGAAAAGTACATTTAATTCATCATAAATCCACCAATCCTTCTCCTTGGACAGCATACGCTTTTCATCCTTTTGAAGCATTTTTAGAAGCTTTAATAGCACCATTAATTGCGTTTACGCTTCCTGTACACATTTCATCAATTGGATTGTTTTTCCTATTTCAAATTGGATACAATGTATATGGTCATTTAGGATTTGAACTATATCCTAAAGGGTTTCACAAAACATGGATTGGAAAATGGGTAAACACCTCGGTAGCCCACAATTTACATCATAAAAAATTTCATGGAAATTATGGATTGTATTTTCTTTTTTGGGATAGAATAATGGGCACTTTACGTGAAGATTATGATATTTCTTTTGAAGAAACTACTAGTCGTAATTCTAAACCATAG